The Nocardia arthritidis genome has a window encoding:
- the atpB gene encoding F0F1 ATP synthase subunit A, whose protein sequence is MSAEVRAGAKIEVGEHQTTHLLGMDFNVDTILSTAVAAAVVLGLAFYLRARLTSGVPNGVQLFFETVTVQLRGQVESAVGLRIAPYVLPLAVTLFVFILLSNWLSVLPVQYGSGELIKPPATDVNFTFALALFVFGCYQCAGIVRRGPFGHVQQLLKGHTGWGPMIFINVIEEFAKPLSLALRLFGNMFAGGVMISVITLLPSWISWGPNAVWKLFDLFVGLIQAFIFALLTILYFGQSTALEHEKH, encoded by the coding sequence ATGAGCGCCGAGGTGCGCGCGGGCGCGAAAATCGAAGTGGGCGAACATCAAACGACCCACCTGCTCGGCATGGACTTCAATGTCGACACCATCCTGTCCACCGCGGTGGCCGCGGCGGTCGTGCTCGGACTCGCCTTCTACCTGCGCGCCCGGCTCACCAGCGGCGTGCCGAACGGGGTGCAGCTGTTCTTCGAGACGGTCACCGTGCAGCTGCGCGGACAGGTGGAAAGCGCGGTGGGACTGCGGATCGCGCCCTATGTGCTACCGCTCGCGGTGACGCTGTTCGTCTTCATCCTGCTGTCCAATTGGTTGTCGGTGCTGCCGGTCCAGTACGGGTCCGGTGAGCTGATCAAACCGCCTGCCACCGACGTCAACTTCACCTTCGCGCTGGCGCTGTTCGTCTTCGGCTGCTACCAGTGCGCCGGGATCGTGCGGCGCGGTCCGTTCGGGCACGTCCAGCAGCTGCTCAAGGGCCATACCGGTTGGGGGCCGATGATTTTCATCAACGTCATCGAGGAGTTCGCGAAACCGCTCTCGCTCGCGCTGCGGCTGTTCGGCAATATGTTCGCGGGCGGCGTGATGATCTCGGTGATCACCCTGCTGCCATCCTGGATCAGCTGGGGGCCCAACGCCGTCTGGAAATTGTTCGACCTGTTCGTCGGGCTCATCCAGGCCTTTATCTTCGCCCTGCTGACCATCCTCTACTTCGGTCAATCCACCGCGCTCGAGCACGAAAAGCATTGA
- the atpE gene encoding ATP synthase F0 subunit C, with amino-acid sequence MTDITSAAIVQAAALLAGGLMMVGGAIGAGFGNGMAASALINGVARQPESEGKLRGNFLMSVSLVDAVYFINLTFMALFAFATPGK; translated from the coding sequence ATGACGGATATCACCTCGGCGGCGATCGTCCAGGCGGCCGCACTCCTCGCGGGCGGTTTGATGATGGTCGGCGGCGCGATCGGCGCCGGCTTCGGCAACGGCATGGCCGCCTCGGCGCTCATCAACGGCGTTGCGCGGCAACCGGAATCGGAAGGCAAACTGCGCGGCAACTTCCTGATGTCGGTCAGTCTGGTCGACGCCGTGTACTTCATCAACCTGACGTTCATGGCACTGTTCGCCTTCGCGACACCCGGGAAGTAG
- a CDS encoding F0F1 ATP synthase subunit B, with protein MATNNLAGQNFLIPNGTILVELLLFLIVLAVIWLFVVPPIRKVLADRAARVAETAADRLRAAESTAAAQDRYRSELADARVTAAEIRRRARLEGQAAVAAARLAAQAETDEMVARTAVELRSRAARSEEELRAEVEPLARRLADRVVADR; from the coding sequence ATGGCGACGAACAACCTTGCGGGACAGAACTTCCTGATCCCGAACGGGACCATACTCGTCGAGTTGCTGCTCTTCCTGATCGTGCTCGCGGTCATCTGGTTGTTCGTCGTGCCCCCGATCCGCAAGGTGCTCGCGGATCGGGCGGCGCGGGTCGCCGAGACCGCCGCGGACCGGCTGCGGGCCGCGGAATCGACCGCGGCGGCGCAGGATCGCTATCGGTCCGAGCTGGCGGACGCACGGGTGACGGCGGCCGAGATCCGGCGGCGGGCGCGGCTGGAGGGGCAGGCCGCGGTCGCGGCGGCCCGGCTGGCCGCGCAGGCGGAGACCGACGAGATGGTTGCCCGCACGGCCGTCGAATTGCGGTCGCGGGCAGCGCGATCCGAGGAAGAACTGCGCGCCGAGGTCGAACCGTTGGCCCGGCGCCTGGCCGACCGAGTGGTGGCGGACCGATGA
- a CDS encoding transglycosylase SLT domain-containing protein: protein MSRSNPPRRRSARIAVVTALFGALAIVAAPAASADDDPDIPVTPAFSAVLPGLSDIPGPGYFLPIFGAAPRTLARLVVPASQFPSFDNIITRESGWNTFAINPVSGAYGLGQALPPEKMASHGPDWRINPLTQIRWAYDYMNHRYGSPDAAWEFWQQHHWY from the coding sequence ATGTCGCGCTCGAATCCGCCTCGCCGACGATCCGCCAGGATCGCCGTCGTCACGGCGCTGTTCGGCGCGCTCGCGATCGTTGCCGCGCCCGCGGCAAGCGCGGACGACGACCCGGATATCCCGGTCACACCCGCGTTCTCGGCGGTATTGCCTGGCCTGTCCGATATTCCGGGCCCCGGCTATTTTCTGCCGATTTTCGGCGCCGCACCGCGAACCCTGGCCCGACTCGTGGTTCCGGCCAGTCAATTTCCGTCGTTCGACAACATCATCACCAGGGAAAGCGGCTGGAACACATTCGCGATCAACCCGGTCAGCGGCGCATATGGCCTCGGCCAGGCCCTACCGCCGGAGAAGATGGCGTCACACGGGCCCGATTGGCGGATCAATCCACTGACCCAGATCCGCTGGGCATACGACTATATGAATCACCGATACGGCAGCCCCGACGCGGCCTGGGAATTCTGGCAGCAGCACCACTGGTATTAG
- a CDS encoding phospholipase D-like domain-containing protein: MPFVIDGSVTCYLMPDDHDEAERRFLELVAAPGETWLIAYSFTLATAVDELIAAHGRGVRLHLYLDHSQSTGKAEHPVISRLVAAGIEVTIGTSTSGAGYICHSKGLAVDTAAGPQCWEGSVNFSSTGWLQVNTAMNFAAADWRDHFVAQFNTLRRYAWTQERDLQLMPQPPADLNTAAALPLTETG; encoded by the coding sequence ATGCCTTTCGTCATCGATGGCTCCGTGACCTGCTATCTGATGCCCGACGACCATGACGAGGCCGAACGACGATTCCTGGAATTGGTGGCCGCGCCCGGCGAAACCTGGCTCATCGCCTACAGCTTCACCTTGGCGACGGCGGTGGACGAATTGATCGCCGCACATGGGCGCGGGGTGCGGCTGCACCTATATCTGGATCATTCGCAATCGACGGGAAAGGCGGAGCATCCGGTCATTTCCCGGCTGGTGGCGGCGGGTATCGAGGTCACCATCGGGACGAGCACCAGCGGCGCCGGATATATCTGCCACAGTAAAGGGCTGGCCGTCGACACCGCGGCTGGTCCGCAATGCTGGGAAGGGTCGGTGAATTTCAGTAGCACCGGCTGGCTACAGGTGAATACCGCGATGAATTTCGCGGCGGCCGACTGGCGCGATCACTTCGTCGCGCAGTTCAATACGCTGCGTCGCTACGCCTGGACGCAGGAGCGCGATCTGCAACTGATGCCGCAGCCGCCCGCGGATCTGAACACCGCCGCCGCGCTGCCGCTGACCGAGACGGGTTGA